A window from Hyalangium ruber encodes these proteins:
- a CDS encoding ribbon-helix-helix domain-containing protein: MQDGNISPLTADTVSAPVDSGERRPSPEADVVSTHVLVAEEQVQKLRELARRTRIAQSEYLREAVEDLLAKYGRTGGEP; this comes from the coding sequence ATGCAGGATGGCAATATCAGCCCGCTGACTGCCGACACCGTGTCGGCCCCGGTCGATTCCGGTGAGCGTCGTCCCAGCCCCGAGGCCGACGTCGTCTCCACCCACGTCCTCGTCGCCGAGGAGCAGGTGCAGAAGCTCCGCGAGCTGGCTCGGCGCACCCGCATCGCCCAGAGCGAGTACCTCCGCGAGGCGGTGGAGGATCTGCTCGCCAAGTACGGCCGCACCGGCGGTGAGCCGTGA